aatagctttagttagtaagcttaccttttttttccaGATGTgtcttttggtatgttttgttcattcctttgacagcacctgtattcccaagcttGGCTAGTGTTGTCTTGTTGTAACCCCAACCCCATGGTTACCTTTCAATAacagttttgttttcaattctttgTGGTACgctaaataatccatccatccattttctaccacttctcCCTCTcggagttgcggggggtgctggagcctatcccagctgcatcacttaattaaatattcaaacacagtgttactgttatggtaaaatggtaaatggttatatttgtatagcgcttttctacctttttaaggaactcaaagcgctttgacactattttcacatccacctattcacacacacattcacacactgatggcgggagctgccatgcaaggcgctaacgagGACCCATCAGGACcaagggttaagtgtcttgctcaaggacacaatggacgtgactaggatggtagaaggtggggattgaaccagtaaccctcagattgctagcacggccactctcccaacttgaaGCCCGTTGTTcaagctgtgtgtaatgttacagtggccaaaattatattatataagtgttaaataaaacttctatcttttttaaattaatatttaggcctaccacactactgtattttaatattggtcattatggtggtacaagTGTTTTATGAGGTGGTTGTAggtgaaaaaagtttaaaaaccaCTGTTGTAGAGGAATGATATTTACCCTTGGAGCCACTGGTATAAAGGTTATATGACACGACCCTTTGACTTGCGTGCCAATGGTAACCTAGCAAATAGCAGGGGCAGAGTGTTAAGGTATTCCGTTACAGACTGTTCATCGATCACGTGACGTTATCCAAGCACTCCGGCAGCCATATTGTATCTTCGCtcgcaaacacaaacattctaacATGGATTTTTCCATGGCTTTGAGACTCTCCCAGAGGACAGTGCAGGGAAGACAAAGCAAACTCCTTACCTgtttctcatggacacacacctgttgttgttgacgttGGACTGACTGGTGGCTGCAAGAACACAAAtgtcgcggaacagagacacgcggcaggctttacacacaaaaaatacacgccacacacacataccccacccctatTCCACGCCTTTGACGCTTCACCCCATGTGGTATGATGGATGAAGCAGCGCCCGTAGTGGTGGGCAGCTCCAGGCCGGATGCCCGTCCCCTCACCCCTCGTTGCAggtctcgagttgtatgttgtaatatgtatatgtgctttgctataatccacccatccatccattttctatcgcataTCCCTTTCGGGTGAGATTGaatattttttactcatcctcccccacagTCTACCTTTTTTCCACCTTTTACAGGGCGccgtgtggcgacccatcagtgttcctgttctgtaaccctgtacaatgtttgtttttctaaTCTTGAaccggtttgtgctgaaaactacATTTCGTtgaacttgtgcaatgacaataaagattgaTCCATCCATAATTGAGGGGTATAGTTTTCGCATGGCAACAACAAATACAATGACACATTAAGGCTAATAAGTCTTTGTTAAGCTATCGGAGAGGATTAGATGCtattatatacactgtatatacatacatacatacatacataccgtattttccgcactataaggcgcaccggattattagccgcaccttcaatgaattacatatttcataactttgtccaccaataagccgccccggattataagccgcgcctacgctgcgctaaagggaatgtcaaaaaaacagtcagatagttcagtcaaactttaataatatattgaaaaccagcgttctaacaactctgtcccaaaatgtacgcaaatgtgcaatcacaaacatagtaaaattcaaaatggtgtagagcaatagcaacataatgttgctcgaacgttaatgtcacaacacacaaaataaacatagcgctcaccttctgaagttattcttcattcgtaaatccttcgaattcttcgtcttcggtgtccgaattgaaaagttgcgcaagcgtgggatccaaaatggccggttccgtctcgtcgaagtcatcggagtcagtgtcgctgttgttgtccagcagttctgtgaatcctgccttccggaaagctcggaccacagttgtgaccgaaatatctgcccaggcatttacgatccactggcaaatgttggcgtatgtcgtccggcgctgtctgcccgtcttagtgaaggtgtgttcgccttcggagctgtgtgaaaaaagccacccggcctcttcgcgtaaacttcccttaaccactcgctcatcttttcttcatccatccatcccttcgagttagcttttatgatgacgccggctggaaaggtctcttttggcaaggtcttccttttgaatatcaccatgggtggaagttagcatggcaagctagaaccacagtgaaggatgacttctcattccctgtggtgcgaatattcaccgtacgtgctcccgttccacagtgcggttcacaggaatatcagttgctgtgaaatacggtagtaatccgtgtgcggatggagagattgcgtctttttatgaaccggatccttgtcgcttagtaggagccattttgtggtctttacagatgtaaacaggaaatgaaacgtacggtgatatccgcgcgttttttcttcttcttccgggggcgggtggttgcttacagtagaagaagaagcgcttcctgttctatgggggcgggtgctttccttggcggttgcttgcgtagaagaagaagcgcttcctgttctaccgggaaaaaagatggcggctgtttaccgaagttgcgagatcgaaactttatgaaaatgaatcgtaataaagcgcaccgggttataaggcgcactgtcagcttttgagaaaatttgtggtttttaggtgcgccttatagtgcggaaaatacggtacatacatacgtacatacatacaaagttctggatcatcatttgcccCAAAGTCCgccaaggttctggatcatcatttgtcccaaagtcctCTGTTGTCTCTCACGAAGTATTCCGCGACTACTTGAAGGAAAAGGAAACTGTGGTTCATGCATCATGTGACTGCTCATGCTTACTATCCCACAAAATTACACAATAATTGTTACTTAACCCTTATTtacccaggaaattcccattgagatTTAGcatctctttttcaagggagtcctgtaCATTCATACACTGGCGTAGGTGCCACTGTCTTGCACAAGACACAAGCCGTGACCAGGAttgcggaagctggaatcgaacctggaaccctcaatatCCCCGCTTTTACTTTTAAAAGAAACCATTCTGGTGTCTGTGTATTAAAAAACATCCGTTTTGGTCTGTATTTCCTATTCTGTTTactatggatttaaattgttgttTTATGAAATATTAAATGGAAATCACATCGCTTTTTAGTCGTAGTTATTGCTCTTTGACAGCAAAAATTAAGAAcgctttgtttttttaattatttttttgtattataaaatgaaaacagtgtttttttttgttttttttcaatttccatTCATGAAAAACGCCCTAaaccaggagtcggcaacccaaaacgttgaaagagcaatattggaccaaaaataacaaatacaaaaatctgtctggagccgcaaaaaatgtaaagccttatataagtgttaaaatgaaggcaacacatgatgtaagtgtctatgttagctatattagactactatcaaaatgaaatcttcgttgacagaaatgctatccatccattttctaccgcttgtcccttttggggtcgcggggtgctggagcctatcccagctgcattcgggcggtaggcgggcacaggttgacagaaatgttgaaatgtaatatttattctacacatgtttacaacattggaaaacattactaaaacggaggcttttcagagggtgagataactcctggaaatgtctggcttagaatggccaaaggtaaagatgtgtgtgttcaagttgaaggaaacggaaaccacaaataaaatgacctcaaatatacccaaaatacgaggcataatgatgcattaagTACATGCAgttagcataaatagcatgttagcatcgattagcttgcagtcttgcagtgaccaaatatgtctgattagcactccacacaagtcaataacatcaacaaagctcacctttgtggattcacgcacagcataaaatgtttgatggacaaatagagacaaagaaggagtggcataaaacacgtctttctgtggcagcattaaggaaagttgtacatgtaaacaaactacggtgcgttcaaggacttccgaaattaggacaaaatggcACTGGCCAaaaactctcatcagtgaagcacgttTAATGTAAAAACTGGGATTTCTAACTATCagcaaggtttgtgtcatgtttgtcctcctacagaaaccatattaaaacaaaaaaatatttttttttcctcatctttttccattttcatacatttttgaaaaagctccagggagccactagggcggcgctaaagagtggCTTGTGGCTCGAAAGCCGCGCGTTGCCGACCCCGCCCTAAACATACACTGACTTACATGGTTTCTACAGATCATGAACTTAACTAAGAAATGGAAGCAAATAGGTTTTTGCCTGCATTTCAGTTAATCACCACAGAGGGGCAGCATTGTTCCTCCAGCTCCCTATCAAATATGTCACATATTTTATGTGGTTAAGAACGTCCATGTAATGTGATGTGATGATATTGAAGTTCATATTTGTACAGCAGTAGCAGTCAGGCTCAGTAAAAAGATTGCTtagaaaatatgtatttattgtaatgTACACTGTACAAAGGCACCAACGCATGTGAGACACAATGACATGACACCCGTCACAACAGCTGAATTTGCTCCAAAATCTTATCTAACAATTTGATTCTCTTTACATGAATGAAAATACATCTAATACAAGCACCTGTTTGTATACTAACTTgcttaataaaatacaaaaacatcaATATTGGAAGTGTTGATCTATGCAatgatttttcaaaataaaagcactcatCCACCTAACAGTAGTTATATTTCCTtagttttttagttaaaaaatgcattttatgtGGTAGGATTAATCAAATTACTCACCAATGAAGCATTGTAATCAATGCAAAAATCAAGTTGAAAAATATGTAACATCGAGATTTAGATGGGAGAAAGTGTTTTTTTCCCGTTCACATTATTCAACGAAACAGCGATGAAACATCTTTTATTGCATCGTTTATTTTCACCAGAAAATGAGGTTTTAGCAAACTGCTTTTAATCTTTGAGATGACCACCGTTGaccggtttttttttttgcatatacagGGAAATATTTAGATTGACGGAATGGTCTGAGAAAGGGTTCAGTGATTCCCAGTATTAGCTTTCAAATATAATACAATACACTTTGTATGGCATGAATAGGCCTGCACTTCACTTCGTAtacttaaaacatgtgcaaaactGATAGTACACGTGGTTAAAAAAGCTAAAATAGAAAACAAGTATAGCCAAAGATGCTCTGCATGACTGCTTCTAAACTGCCCATTAAAAGTGggagatgtctcctgcatgtttgaaagtATATTAAATTGCCACACACTGTAAAAGCAAATAGTATACCTTACTAGATATAACAATGTAAGTTTACTAGATTTTAACCAAAATGTTGATTTTACTATCAGTGGCTATGTGCTGTGAACATCAAGGTGGCACTATCTCACAGAAATTGTATAATTCAAGTTAATTTACTCAGAGAGCCTGAGTTGTCACTTGGAATAATGAACAGCAGGTGGCGATAATACCCCTCATGGAGGTAAATCGCAGTTAAAGAAGCTTTCGAAGAAGAAGTAGCTTTGTCACTTATTTCAGTAACACTGCTTAACCTGTGATTCAAGGGTGTTGTGCTAATAAAAGTTGGAGGCCAAAGCACATTCATTTAAGTTACAATAGTGTGCCAAGATTGGTGACCTGGTGCGTGAAGGATATATAAcggatttttttcctttttcttttctttggctGACGATGTAGATGCAGATATCATTCAGTTTTCAGTTGCAGTGCTCTCTGTAATCCCGTAAAACGAACCAGGCCTGACTCCAAACTCCTTGCATTTGGAAGATGAAATAGCCATCATTCTGGAGGGATGGGTTGTCGTCGATTGTCTGCCAGATCTGCCAAAAGCGGTGTGTCTCCTATTTGGTCTGATCTATACTCTCAATTTGGACTATCCAAAGGCCATGCAGAACAACTTTGAATTTATTCAGAGGGTGTTTGTTTCATTAGGAGGCAAGTCTCTGAAACCCGACCTACAAAAACTCTGAATAACCAGCTTTTTGACTTAGATTGTTCACGCCAAATAAGTGGAATGTAATCGTGCTACCTGCTGTTGCAAACAAATGCACCACTTTAAGTTGAAGAATAACATTGTCACTCCAATGTTGTGAGGCACTAGATAGAACCTCAATGAAGTTTTAAATGgtctttttgacattttttttttttaatataaatatgtttTGTTAGTATTCATCGGTACTCAAtacctttttttaaaagtttCAACTGAAGTAACCCAGTAAAATTGCATTGAAACTTCTAGTCTGACGGTACTTGCATTTGATCCTTTTGTATACGGAGATAGGGggaaaaaacaaactatttgtaTGTTTTATTTACCTCACTGTTTAATAGATTCAGTGAGAGACGGGTATTACTTGTTTGATTTTTTATCAGACTTTAATCCTAATGTACTCTACTGGCTACAGCACTGCACAGGTTGTTCACATATGCAtctgtttttatgcatatgtcaAAGTTCAAGGTTGTACTTTGTGACTGCTTATCCACTGAAAGTTGAAGCTAATTGTGGCTACTTGTTCCAACATATTCAGTATACTTGAAAAAAGTTGGGAAACCAATTGCCTCACTTTATCCTAGTAACCATAGATTGTCTTGAGTAAGTTAAATGAAGATCTAAGAGTGCACTTGTAGTCATTCACTAAGCTTACTCGGAATGTTACTTAAACTTACTTAaaaacttacttacttacttaaaaaCAATCTGTTCACCTAATAACTTTAAATTGTTTATTAGTTTAACATTAAATTGGCTTGAaagtttgctttaaaaaaaatgaggcAATTGATTTCCCgacttttttttaagtaaactGAACTAGTTAGAATTTACAGTGTGCAGGAAATAGAGTCTCTGTGCTGATTCCCCGTATAGTACACATAAAATCCTCATTTGAACaaggcagtctgcaccactttttaaCTGCACACGCACTCTGAGTAGATCACAGCAACACGCCcagtaatagtacacactattttatagattgcacacgatgtttagcgcgtggtatttaGATCTTAGTGAATCAGGCCCTTAGTGGGTACTTATTTCCTGAGTGTGTGAATTTTTTCCATCCCAAGGTTCTCCCTATGGTTAATTGCAACTACTCAAGTTAGTCACAAGATAGCATCTTCCTGGGGTGGTAAGGGTCAATCACTGGGCAGTGTCTCAATTTGTACACTTGCAGATTTACACTTAATCTTTTCAATGCGTAAGTGCGTTCACGCTAATAAATACAGCAAACTGCAGTGCACTGACAGAGTAGAGGAACAGCTGGTAGATAGAGAGAGAAGTTAGAGGGCGGATCTCTCCCCCAGCGATCGGGGGACAGACTAGAGAACAATGGGCACACCAAGAACAGTGTCAACATGATGATGATAGGAACAACAATAACGAAGGAGCAACTTGTAGTGGTGGAAAGTGTAATCCATTTGGAACACAGCAATAAACGGTCAAAATTACAGCACTCAATACTTTTTAAAGTGTACTGACAAAACTATTGTATTTGAGATACAACCTAAGTGTAAAAATGGTGTACACTAGGGGTGTCTCAacattttcacttccgatacgataccggtACTGGAGCGATATTGGTCCAATATgatatcagcatgaatcatacatacttatatTATTTTGAAGTGTCAAATGTTAGTAAAAagccttgatcaagtgaaattacccaAACAGAGAACAATTGTTGGTATGAAAAACCTATTtgaactcttttttttattttattttgaactgCCTTTCATTTGACTGATTGTTTTTAAGATATATTTTTGAACGGATTTATTTTTTTGATGATGATGATTTTTATTCTGTCTTGTGCATTTTCTTTTCTGCTTTTCTACATTTGTACTTGTTTGTGGTGCACAGCCCTTTGTTATTCAACAGTTGTAGTTTTAGGGCTTTATACAGTAACTACATTGGTATGCTATTTATTAATAACCGTCTGGTaatgacttatgctgtctttaagttgaagtggagtggtcatttattttaacaaatccaatacttgtttttttttgctgttattgCACCGATATCATATTGGATTAGGACACCTCCAGGTAATTCATCCAGGCAATCCATAAATACGCTGTATTATTTTAAGAACTTCTATAAATTGCTGTTGTAAATTCCAATCTGCTACCATGTTCTGTGTCTATCATTAACAATCTCTatggaagacaagaacacatatgttttcttttttttaatgcattctcatTTGTAATATACGCCACAAGTATTAGGTAGcttacaatgcagctaatgtcAGTACTTTATCccacccataaagccctctaaagaaacatccaaaaaccgccaacagtaTTCCATTTACACCTTGTGGccggaatattaaccaagtattagcgatattgttattataagtgctaacgcagacaaactacttttagtggcgccgtgatcacataGCAGTAACTACCCGGTAGCTGATGCTGCTACATTGTTGACATATTGAACCGGTTGGCTTCTGCATCGcaagctggtgaaagttaattataaattataaatcTTGTCGGATAgtggaaggttgtggccataaactgagaagttggtcaactttgacatacaACTTATACCTGGAGATGGCAAGATAGAGACAGGAAAAAATGACCAGTAGTGTTGttattgttgaagggaaaagtgaaagttgtgatgtgtctgtgaaattaatatgacaccataaaatgactaaaatatgttAATATTCCATGTtaaatatgcctgttactacattacatacgtaTATACTTACAGCCATGAGTGTAACTAACATTGAGGACACTaaggtcatgtcctctgtattttttctaagtgacaaaaagaagatGATGTAACTCACAGCAAATGTACTTTGtgggactatatctgaccaatctaagtctatgagcacaaactgatgaaacctcctcggatgagcggcgaaacgtcttcaagaataaaccaagcagtccagttgtgaACGATTGAATGCCCGAGAGTACTTTGTGTAGCACATGGTGTGCGCTGTACAACATCATGTGGTAGATCATCCTCTCTCACtatacgatctttggtcatgAACGGCCCACTATAACTCCAACAGCGTAAATTAATGTAGTCCACTTTTGCTTTAAAGATCATCCGATCagaaatgtgctgtcaacataacattaacattaaatcCTACTGATGTAACTAATATTGCTTTCACCAGAATTAAATTGATGTGAAACGCTGTCGGTATAATAACATTGTCGTGTCAATCAGGTGCCGCCCCGCCCAAGATGCGGAAGACGCGCTCTACCCACGGCTTTGCATCTCTAATGTGCGTGAGAAGAAgtacattaaaatgtaaattattgaatgtCAAGGCGCTTCATATAAAATTTTGCCCGAAACGAATACCTGGCCACATCATGCTCTGTCGCTGATTACAATATGAAAACACTTTTTTGTATTCTACTTACGTTGGCTGCGTGGCAGATGTTATTAGTACTTGCTTTACAAAGTAGAAGACCTTTGGTTCGAAACCCGCCCGCGGAAAATACTTTGGTagggtttttaaatgtatgttttaatgatgttaaaattgttagatatgtatattatatattattatacataaataatgaaataattcaTTAAGGTAGCACTATCACGTTATATtatctaacatctttgacaattaGCATGATTCTGTAATAgtccactttttttaaattagtcaagtgctgggatacccatgatttcagcctttcataGCTTCTCTTGGACCACCATTTTTTGGCCtcagtatttgtcaaatcctagttacggtcctgcttacagcatgtatatacaaccttaatggagggggtttggatgtttttggagcgctttataggcggaatagagcgactcccattggctcccttgttaactgacttttgctaacgtttatttacgaattagaatgcattaaaaaagaaaacgagtgcttgtctcacataaggattttgaatgataggaaaaatttcaacaaagttcagttcccctttgAGGACATTCTGCAAAAGAGCTATTCAAAAAGTATCTCACTGACAGCACTCTATAgtatttttaagaatctgctgcaaaaatgtgagtctatcACAAgtattttgaactgaacttgaaTAGCCCACATGATGGAAAagtgaggacctaaaatggaaccttgagaaaCACTACTAGTTTAACTGACGAAGTTGAACAAATTACTACTGACTGCATTGGAAGTAAAGAAGCTAcaacaacaccttagttacatgaatcatattacaaaaacaagtggaactgccaaaaaggagaggacttgaaGGAGTGCTTTGAGaaatgcctcagttatgtaaaccccaagtttggaccccagtgttttaTGTGTGTTAGCAAAGTTAAAATGTTGATGCAAGGATCtgacaatgtgtttacagtggtccaagataCTCTATACAGCTACGAGTActttagtgtttttaggaattcacTGCAAAATATTTTGTCTCCCAAGATTTGAACTGAACTGCCATTACAGGTCCGGATTTGGCCCCCACATTGCCAGTTGAATAAACCTGTGTTAGGGGAAGCTGAGTTCCCTTGCCGCTGCTCTACTCTTCTCAAAACCTGGATGCGGGACCACGTGCTCTGAACCCCTTGTCAAACCTTCCTTATCTCTACATGAACTCCCTGCCAGtaatttgaaaatggaaaaaaagaaaagtgaatACAAAGAACGGTAAGCTGAAAATTAACACTTAATGATGTCAACAAAAATCTACAGATaggtatttaaaaataatagtcTTTGTTCCTGAATCAACCGAGCATTGTAATTTtttaaatggtttgaatcggttaagaaAAGTGGAAGAAGTTGAGGGAGAAAAAAATGAATacacattatacagtatatataatatacattaagAATAATTAAAAGGACAATTTTGGTATAGAATAGCGTAAGAAGGCTTTTCAGCAATCACACAATTATGGTAAATTAATTATGAATTATCATTATGAATCTCTAACTTTTTGTAAGTagtgtatatgtttatgttaTCGCCTTTTTGGCTTTAATGAGTTAAACCATGAAAATGAACAGTCCTTTAAGAAAGACTGACATACTGTATTTCACAATGCAAAAATGATTGACCAAATATCTCTTGTTGTCCCAATAGAACCAATATTTTCACTCCATCCTGTCACTGCCGTCACCGTTGATCTGCACAACACAGTCCTTGTCCAAAGGTTCCTTCGAGTGTGTTGTGTCAAAGTGATGGTTGCTCATCACGTACCTCCCGTGGGCATCGAGACCTAATGCAGGCACAAAGCGACGGTCAAACTGGATTTCCTGGCGAAGGTAAGAGGTCCTCTTCTGACAGGTGTCGCCTGTTCCCTCCTGCGAGGCCGACAGGAACACCACCAGCTCAAACTGACTGGACGTGTCCTCATGCATGGCGGGGTAGAGAGGGCTTCGGCGGTCCAGGGGATGGAAAAATGTGAGTGGGAAGATAAAGAAGGGACAAGGCTGTTGGCCAAGATGGTCCATGAAGAAGTCCACAGAGGTCTGATGCAGGGCTTGGCCTTCATGCTCCTCATAGAGCACAGCACTCACCTTCACATCCACCAGGGGGCGCCTCAGAAGGTTTGTGGCTCGGAGCATGAGGCAAGTTTGACCCTGGTGTTGGCCCACCACGGCTTGGGTGCTGAACTGTATGGCTCCGGCTCGCTTTTGAGGACAGGAAATCTTGGCCACAAATGCACCTGGTAAATGCACAATTGAGAAGTACTATAAAGACAGTACCGGTATATGACGATTGCAATATAGCGGCTCCTGTTTGCACGCCAATTCATTTCGACCATGAGTGCTCTCCTCCTAAAGTGCATCGCATACAGCTTTGTGTTGTACTTCAACTAATTAAGTCCCTACTGGCAAATACATAACATTTTAGTGTGGTTGTCATGTGACAGTCAGTGTGTCAAGGAAACATGTGGGGAAGCTAGCTCATTTCCAAGAGCCTATTTTTTTGCCATTAATACTATACTATAGTGTAATATATAGGATGGCCaccgcagtgtgtgtgtgtgcgcgttttgAAATGgtgttttcattttgttttgttgtttatcAATGCATGGtgcaattgtacaaaccccgtttccaaatgagttgggaaattgtgttagatgtaaatataaacggaatacaatgatttgcaaatcattttcaacccatattcagttgaatatgctacaaagacaacatatttgatgttcaaactgataaaaaaaaaaagtttattagtttgaacatcaaatatgttgtctttgtagcatattcaactgaatgtgggttgaaaattatttgcaaatcattgtattctgttttta
The genomic region above belongs to Nerophis lumbriciformis linkage group LG30, RoL_Nlum_v2.1, whole genome shotgun sequence and contains:
- the kcnj13 gene encoding inward rectifier potassium channel 13 encodes the protein MTTKSNSSVLGGKASSSPLLSSPNRQRLVTKDGHCTLRLPLCPSGSWLGTSSRAWLLALHDMWGQLVGLRWRWVLLAFCASFVAHWLLFACLWYLLAHINGDLDVLDHDSPPQGHVVCVKHITSFTAAFSFSLETQLTIGYGTMFPSGDCPSAIALLAVQMLLGLMLEAFITGAFVAKISCPQKRAGAIQFSTQAVVGQHQGQTCLMLRATNLLRRPLVDVKVSAVLYEEHEGQALHQTSVDFFMDHLGQQPCPFFIFPLTFFHPLDRRSPLYPAMHEDTSSQFELVVFLSASQEGTGDTCQKRTSYLRQEIQFDRRFVPALGLDAHGRYVMSNHHFDTTHSKEPLDKDCVVQINGDGSDRME